Proteins encoded together in one Bacteroidota bacterium window:
- the dnaX gene encoding DNA polymerase III subunit gamma/tau, whose product MKENYIVSARKYRPSTFDDVIGQDHISQTLKNSIVNNHLAQSYLFTGPRGIGKTTCARIFAKALNCTNRKENGEPCNECDSCKSFIAQRSLNIYELDAASNNSVDDIRLLIDKVRFAPQSGKYKIYIIDEVHMLSAQAFNAFLKTLEEPPSYAVFILATTEKHKIIPTILSRCQIFDFNRIQIPDIVQHLKHISEKENIESEETALHIIADKADGALRDALSIFDRIVSFSGDKVTYDFVIDNLNIIDYEYYFKATNFILESDISQSLVLFDKIINLGFEGQNFLLGLSEHFRNLLVSQSQQTIQLLEIPDKVKVKYLEQSKIINKSIIISALNILNQFIISYKESKNQRLHTELAIIKLCHIKDAIDLSSVLKKKALRN is encoded by the coding sequence CAGCAAGAAAATACCGCCCATCAACTTTTGATGATGTTATTGGGCAAGACCATATTTCACAAACTCTTAAAAATTCCATTGTAAACAATCATTTAGCACAATCGTATTTATTTACAGGTCCACGAGGCATAGGAAAAACAACCTGTGCAAGGATTTTTGCAAAAGCACTCAATTGTACAAACAGGAAAGAAAACGGAGAACCTTGTAACGAATGTGATTCTTGTAAATCTTTTATTGCTCAAAGATCATTAAATATTTATGAACTTGACGCTGCTTCAAACAATTCTGTTGATGATATAAGATTATTAATTGATAAAGTAAGATTTGCTCCTCAAAGCGGAAAATATAAAATCTATATTATTGATGAAGTTCACATGTTATCTGCTCAAGCATTTAATGCATTTCTTAAAACATTAGAGGAACCTCCTTCTTATGCTGTTTTTATTCTTGCTACAACAGAAAAACATAAAATTATTCCCACAATACTTTCACGTTGTCAAATATTTGATTTTAACAGAATTCAAATTCCGGATATTGTGCAACATCTGAAACACATATCTGAAAAAGAAAATATTGAATCGGAAGAAACTGCACTTCATATCATAGCTGATAAAGCTGATGGTGCATTACGAGATGCACTTTCAATATTTGACAGAATAGTAAGTTTTTCAGGAGACAAGGTTACTTATGATTTTGTAATTGATAACCTGAATATTATTGATTATGAATATTATTTTAAGGCTACAAATTTTATTTTAGAAAGTGATATTTCACAATCTTTAGTACTTTTTGATAAAATTATTAACCTTGGATTTGAAGGACAAAACTTTTTACTCGGTTTAAGTGAACACTTTAGGAACCTGCTTGTAAGCCAATCACAACAAACAATTCAATTACTTGAAATACCCGATAAAGTAAAAGTAAAATATCTAGAACAAAGTAAAATCATTAATAAATCAATAATAATATCCGCATTAAATATTCTTAATCAATTTATAATTAGTTATAAAGAAAGTAAAAACCAGAGACTACATACAGAACTAGCAATAATCAAGTTATGCCACATTAAAGATGCAATCGATTTAAGTTCGGTATTAAAAAAAAAAGCTCTGAGGAATTAA